A region from the Ictalurus punctatus breed USDA103 chromosome 25, Coco_2.0, whole genome shotgun sequence genome encodes:
- the pln gene encoding cardiac phospholamban, protein MEKVQHMTRAAIRRASTMEVPQQAKQNMQNLFVNFCLILICLLLIYIIVLLISFHM, encoded by the exons ATGGAGAAGGTGCAGCACATGACCCGTGCGGCCATCAGGAGGGCGTCCACCATGGAGGTTCCCCAGCAGGCTAAGCAGAACATGCAGAACCTCTTCGTCAACTTCTGCCTCATCCTCATCTGCCTGCTGCTCATCTACATCATCGTCTTGCTAAT CTCTTTCCATATGTGA